A portion of the Thalassotalea sp. LPB0316 genome contains these proteins:
- the prsT gene encoding XrtA/PEP-CTERM system TPR-repeat protein PrsT: MNFRKQVLLSALTLSILSACSKPLSEEETLALAEQNIAAGKIAEASINIKNVIKENPKNAQARFLLGKLYFDQEQYLAAEKELLRSIEYAPNDQTTRMLLARTFHALNKNEDVIDMLSDVALSDQTAMLQKEFLLGKSFLALDNNTDAKKHFDLASEIDGTAKESQLGQILYTAAQQDHATALSQVNELLITFPTFVEALLLQGNLYNHQGEFSLSASAYEAYFKLKPQNFAVRLLAAYNHVRAGNIERAKSHISELNKINDRHPTINLIDAQIQFAEQNYQRAKELSDRVANNTNNGLAQMISGLSSYYLNNYEQAYYQLNAIADALPANHQIHRVLALLQVKLGYVDDFDQELLSNDNLSAEDVELLTAVGMEEFYQGNNQAAQELFLKASDLSPEDAKVKAQLGMIKINNQDASGISDLEQAIAIDPTFKGANIALAMKHLADGNTEAAAKVADNWIKQEPTNPEPLILRGNVALNANNNALAKQYFLKAVEVEPNNTTALFNLAVMTSSSQNFDESNEYLDKIFAITLESKFAFQLAIKNAISTQQEPQLEQKLIKQVEQNQGAQWPRIVLARRYAKQGLIDKSINIFQGIDDFASLSNDYLISYTTTLIEAGKAKETVDVFTQWQTSQPTNKVAYLSSINFFETTKQFDEALKVTQSALSVGSLANDIELLSYEAYFLLATGSTELASKKINTLAQRYGDNAFVQRVQGQAYLAQKQFAQAQKYLSASYAQKKHAATGINLAIAIQENEGTEQAISFVESEIANNRHTKTYLQYLAQLQISTKPNDAISSYQRLVQANPKDIVSLNNLAWLLADANQLDQALTYAEQAANLAPNNPQVLDTLGMIYLNKNSLKESIEVLERANSIDSGNIEIAARLASAYKLNKNQVKLDSLLNGYASKDRESILKLMSAN; this comes from the coding sequence ATGAACTTTCGCAAACAAGTTCTCTTAAGTGCTTTAACTTTATCTATTCTTTCAGCTTGCTCTAAACCGTTATCTGAAGAGGAAACACTGGCGCTTGCTGAGCAAAATATTGCTGCAGGCAAAATAGCCGAAGCTTCTATCAACATTAAAAATGTTATTAAAGAAAACCCCAAAAATGCTCAAGCTCGATTTTTATTAGGTAAACTTTACTTTGATCAAGAGCAATACTTAGCTGCAGAAAAAGAATTACTTCGTTCAATTGAATATGCGCCTAATGATCAAACGACGAGAATGTTGTTAGCACGCACATTTCACGCATTAAATAAGAATGAAGATGTTATAGATATGCTTAGCGACGTAGCACTCTCCGACCAAACGGCAATGTTACAGAAAGAGTTTTTACTTGGTAAATCATTTTTAGCACTCGACAACAACACCGATGCCAAAAAGCACTTTGACCTTGCTTCTGAAATAGATGGCACCGCTAAGGAAAGTCAGCTTGGACAAATCCTCTACACGGCTGCTCAACAAGATCACGCAACGGCTTTAAGTCAAGTTAATGAATTACTAATAACGTTCCCAACGTTTGTCGAAGCATTGTTACTTCAAGGTAATTTGTATAACCATCAAGGGGAGTTTTCGTTATCAGCCAGTGCGTATGAGGCATACTTCAAACTAAAACCTCAAAACTTTGCCGTTAGATTACTGGCAGCATATAACCATGTAAGAGCAGGCAATATCGAACGCGCTAAATCTCACATTAGTGAATTAAACAAAATCAATGACCGCCATCCAACGATCAATTTGATTGACGCTCAAATCCAGTTCGCCGAGCAGAATTACCAACGAGCTAAAGAGCTTTCAGATAGAGTTGCCAATAACACTAATAACGGTCTTGCTCAAATGATTTCAGGGCTAAGTAGTTACTACTTAAACAATTATGAGCAAGCCTATTATCAATTAAACGCGATAGCTGACGCCTTGCCTGCAAACCATCAAATCCATCGCGTTTTAGCATTATTACAAGTCAAGCTTGGTTATGTAGATGACTTTGATCAAGAGCTATTGAGCAACGACAACCTCAGTGCAGAAGACGTTGAGTTATTAACCGCTGTTGGTATGGAAGAGTTTTATCAAGGCAACAATCAAGCGGCACAAGAACTGTTCTTAAAAGCGTCTGATTTATCGCCAGAAGATGCCAAGGTAAAAGCTCAGCTTGGGATGATTAAAATTAACAACCAAGATGCCAGTGGGATATCGGATCTAGAGCAAGCAATAGCCATTGATCCAACCTTTAAAGGCGCCAATATCGCGCTTGCAATGAAGCATTTAGCTGACGGCAATACGGAGGCAGCAGCTAAGGTCGCAGATAATTGGATAAAACAGGAACCAACAAACCCTGAGCCATTAATTCTTCGAGGTAACGTTGCTTTGAATGCCAACAATAACGCCTTGGCCAAGCAATATTTTTTAAAAGCGGTTGAGGTAGAGCCCAATAATACTACGGCACTATTTAACCTAGCAGTTATGACATCTAGCAGTCAAAACTTCGATGAATCAAACGAGTACCTCGATAAGATATTTGCTATTACTCTCGAGTCTAAATTTGCGTTTCAACTGGCGATAAAAAATGCCATATCAACACAACAAGAGCCTCAATTAGAGCAGAAGCTAATTAAGCAAGTTGAGCAAAATCAAGGGGCTCAATGGCCAAGAATCGTACTCGCTCGTCGTTATGCCAAACAAGGGCTAATCGACAAGTCTATTAATATCTTCCAAGGGATTGATGATTTTGCATCTTTGTCCAATGATTACCTTATCAGTTATACCACAACATTAATTGAAGCAGGCAAAGCAAAAGAAACGGTTGATGTCTTTACTCAATGGCAAACGAGCCAGCCTACGAATAAAGTCGCTTATCTATCGTCAATCAACTTTTTTGAAACAACGAAGCAATTTGACGAAGCACTTAAAGTGACTCAATCAGCGCTATCAGTCGGTAGCCTTGCAAATGATATTGAATTATTGTCCTACGAAGCTTATTTTCTGCTAGCAACGGGCTCGACAGAGCTTGCAAGCAAAAAAATCAATACGCTAGCGCAACGTTATGGTGACAACGCTTTTGTTCAACGAGTTCAAGGACAAGCTTATTTAGCTCAAAAGCAGTTCGCGCAAGCACAAAAATATCTCTCAGCGTCTTACGCACAGAAAAAGCATGCCGCAACTGGGATTAACTTAGCTATTGCCATTCAAGAAAATGAAGGTACTGAACAAGCGATATCATTTGTTGAAAGTGAAATAGCAAATAATCGACATACTAAGACATATTTACAGTATTTAGCGCAACTTCAGATCTCAACCAAACCAAATGACGCAATTAGCAGCTATCAAAGATTAGTCCAAGCGAATCCTAAAGATATCGTCAGTCTTAACAACCTAGCTTGGTTACTTGCTGATGCCAACCAACTTGATCAAGCATTAACTTATGCCGAACAAGCGGCAAACTTGGCCCCAAACAACCCACAAGTTTTAGATACACTAGGAATGATTTATCTCAATAAAAACTCACTAAAAGAATCAATTGAAGTATTAGAGCGTGCCAATAGTATTGACAGTGGCAACATTGAGATAGCGGCTCGATTAGCTAGCGCCTATAAATTAAACAAGAACCAAGTAAAGCTTGATTCGCTACTAAACGGATACGCTAGTAAAGATAGAGAGTCAATCCTAAAACTTATGAGTGCAAACTAA
- a CDS encoding ThiF family adenylyltransferase, with amino-acid sequence MFDYDKAFSRNIGWVTKEEQAQLRNKRVAIAGAGGVGGAHLLTLARLGIGKFCISDFDDFEVHNFNRQFGAFMSTIGEDKVAVMERMARDINPEADIRSYPDGIFAHNVDDFLEGVDLYVDSLDFFALEARKVVFQKCYEKNIPVVTAAPLGMGCAFLCFMPGKMSYEEYFRFEGKNEEDQLIQFLIGLSPAMLQRPYLVDESAVSFHEKRGPSTGMAVNLCAGIAETYALKILLNRGEILHAPHGLHFDAYRNKLVKTWRPFGNAGLLPRIMFMIAKKVVAK; translated from the coding sequence ATGTTCGATTACGATAAAGCATTTAGCCGCAATATTGGCTGGGTTACTAAAGAAGAACAAGCGCAATTACGCAATAAACGCGTTGCTATAGCAGGTGCCGGAGGCGTTGGCGGCGCTCACTTACTGACACTTGCTCGTTTAGGCATAGGCAAATTTTGTATTTCTGATTTTGATGACTTTGAAGTACACAACTTCAATCGCCAATTTGGCGCATTTATGTCAACGATTGGCGAAGATAAAGTCGCTGTAATGGAGAGGATGGCCAGAGATATAAACCCAGAAGCCGATATTCGTTCCTATCCTGACGGTATCTTTGCTCATAACGTCGATGATTTCCTCGAAGGCGTTGACCTTTATGTTGATAGCCTAGACTTTTTTGCCCTAGAAGCTCGCAAAGTTGTTTTTCAAAAATGTTATGAGAAAAATATTCCGGTTGTCACTGCAGCGCCTTTGGGAATGGGGTGTGCGTTTTTGTGCTTTATGCCAGGCAAAATGAGCTATGAAGAATATTTTCGCTTTGAAGGCAAAAACGAAGAAGACCAACTTATCCAATTTTTAATTGGCTTATCACCCGCTATGTTACAACGACCGTATTTAGTTGATGAAAGCGCGGTAAGCTTCCATGAAAAGCGAGGGCCATCGACGGGCATGGCAGTCAACCTTTGTGCCGGCATTGCTGAAACTTACGCTTTGAAAATTTTACTCAACCGTGGCGAAATTCTCCACGCCCCCCATGGCCTGCATTTTGACGCGTACAGAAACAAGCTCGTTAAAACATGGCGCCCCTTCGGCAACGCCGGTTTACTACCAAGAATTATGTTTATGATTGCGAAAAAAGTGGTGGCGAAGTAA
- a CDS encoding PEP-CTERM/exosortase system-associated acyltransferase — MKANSDAQNIASHFTQFLQPVFADSPELKNEVFKIRHNVYCEELGFEPVRHDGMETDEFDQQSLFAMIKHKPSDNFASCVRIVRTLNEGELLPIEKYCAAAIENPALDPKNFNRNEICEISRLAVRSEFRRRRTDQFKGSATGVISEHNYSEKELRCFPFIAIGLYMVAASMAIDSGIKHVYVMMEPRLARSMKFVGIKFEPLGTPVEYHGTRGPYYINPDIFLSNLTPGFRALYDAIHDDLAKQLIATATEN; from the coding sequence ATGAAAGCGAATAGTGATGCGCAGAATATTGCTTCGCACTTCACTCAGTTTTTACAACCTGTTTTTGCTGATTCGCCTGAACTCAAAAATGAAGTGTTTAAAATCCGCCATAACGTTTATTGTGAAGAACTTGGTTTTGAACCCGTCAGACATGACGGCATGGAAACCGACGAGTTTGACCAACAATCACTGTTTGCCATGATCAAACACAAACCTTCAGATAACTTTGCCAGTTGTGTACGAATAGTAAGAACGCTCAACGAAGGCGAATTACTGCCAATAGAAAAATATTGTGCCGCAGCGATTGAAAACCCAGCGTTAGATCCAAAAAACTTCAACAGAAATGAGATTTGTGAAATATCTCGGTTGGCTGTTAGGTCAGAGTTTCGTCGTCGTCGCACTGACCAATTTAAAGGCTCTGCAACCGGTGTTATTAGCGAACATAACTACTCTGAAAAAGAACTCCGCTGCTTCCCCTTCATCGCCATAGGGCTGTACATGGTTGCCGCATCAATGGCTATCGACTCGGGTATTAAACACGTTTACGTAATGATGGAGCCTCGGCTTGCTCGCAGCATGAAATTTGTTGGTATTAAGTTTGAGCCTTTAGGCACGCCGGTTGAGTATCACGGTACTCGCGGACCTTATTACATCAACCCTGATATCTTTTTAAGTAATTTAACGCCAGGTTTTAGAGCACTGTACGACGCGATTCATGATGACCTAGCGAAGCAACTGATCGCGACTGCCACCGAAAATTAA